Proteins encoded together in one Cyanobium sp. WAJ14-Wanaka window:
- the crtE gene encoding geranylgeranyl diphosphate synthase CrtE, translated as MTAAVTTPFDFAAYLEAARLQVEAALDASLGPERPESLRESMRYSLLAGGKRLRPILCLAACELAGGSREQALPTALALEMVHTMSLIHDDLPAMDNDDLRRGMPTNHKVFGEANAILAGDALLTRAFEMVALRSPGVPSERLLAVVGELSLASGAPGLVGGQVVDLESEGKEVDLETLEYIHLHKTGALLRACVLCGAIIAGASEELLAALGTYAKGIGLAFQIIDDILDVTASSDVLGKTAGKDLTADKTTYPKLLGLEASRQRADDLVAGAKAALEPWRETAAPLLALADYITSRDR; from the coding sequence ATGACCGCGGCGGTGACTACCCCGTTCGATTTCGCCGCCTACCTCGAGGCGGCGCGGCTCCAGGTGGAGGCGGCCCTGGACGCATCCCTCGGGCCGGAGCGGCCCGAGAGCCTGCGGGAATCAATGCGTTATTCCCTGCTGGCGGGCGGCAAGAGGTTGCGGCCAATTCTTTGCCTGGCGGCCTGTGAGCTGGCGGGTGGCAGCAGGGAGCAGGCCCTTCCCACGGCGCTGGCCCTGGAGATGGTCCACACGATGTCGCTGATCCACGACGATCTGCCGGCCATGGACAACGACGATCTACGCCGGGGGATGCCCACCAACCACAAGGTTTTCGGCGAGGCCAATGCCATTTTGGCCGGTGATGCCCTGCTGACCCGGGCCTTTGAGATGGTGGCCCTGCGCAGCCCCGGCGTGCCCAGCGAACGGTTACTGGCGGTGGTTGGCGAGTTGAGCCTCGCCTCCGGCGCCCCTGGCCTGGTGGGCGGCCAGGTGGTGGATTTGGAATCGGAGGGTAAGGAGGTCGACCTCGAGACCCTGGAATACATCCACCTCCACAAAACAGGTGCCCTATTGAGGGCCTGCGTGCTTTGCGGGGCGATCATTGCGGGCGCTTCCGAGGAGCTGCTGGCTGCCCTGGGCACCTACGCCAAGGGGATTGGGCTCGCCTTCCAGATCATCGACGACATTTTGGATGTCACCGCCAGCAGTGATGTGCTCGGGAAAACCGCCGGCAAGGATCTCACCGCCGATAAAACCACCTATCCCAAGCTGTTGGGCCTGGAGGCTTCCCGCCAGCGGGCCGATGATTTAGTCGCTGGGGCCAAGGCGGCCCTGGAGCCATGGCGGGAGACAGCAGCACCCCTGCTAGCCCTAGCTGACTACATAACGAGTCGCGATCGATGA
- a CDS encoding CrcB family protein, with amino-acid sequence MSRQLLAAELKELTLVSCGAIPGALLRWQLVLILGSSAGTLAANLFGCAVIGALIALPTTRQRLFLAAGVGFCGSLTTFSSWILGVTKAMAHRHWATAAGELSLNLALGLLVLALAYGLVRIRR; translated from the coding sequence ATGAGTCGCCAGCTCCTTGCCGCCGAGCTCAAGGAATTGACCCTGGTGTCTTGCGGGGCTATCCCAGGGGCGCTGTTGCGTTGGCAATTGGTATTGATATTGGGAAGCTCCGCTGGCACCTTGGCGGCAAACCTTTTTGGCTGTGCGGTGATCGGCGCCTTGATCGCTTTGCCTACCACTCGGCAAAGGCTATTTCTGGCGGCGGGCGTGGGTTTTTGCGGTTCGCTCACCACCTTCAGCTCCTGGATCCTTGGGGTGACCAAGGCCATGGCCCATCGGCACTGGGCCACGGCGGCGGGGGAACTTTCCTTGAACCTGGCCTTGGGTTTGCTGGTTCTGGCGCTGGCCTACGGCTTGGTGCGCATTAGGCGCTGA
- a CDS encoding 1,4-alpha-glucan branching protein domain-containing protein: protein MAAGDLATEAIPASAQNAGQLAIVLHAHLPYVRSSEPGSLEEDWYFQALQECYLPLLAVLEAAAADPNQRARLTLGLSPTLLSLLSDGGLNGRFQDWLELRLGLLKQAPAELEAAASHLAQQLEATIEQWNSYQGRLIPRFRRLQQLGVLDLITCAATHGYLPLLRQVPEAVRAQLRTATREHERLLGERPLGIWLPECAYFEGLDQELLHCGLRYSILDGHGLLHALPRPRYGVYAPICSPGGVAFFGRDSRSTLPVWSAREGYPGDGVYREFHRDLGWDLPEAQLEELGIACRRPLGLKLHRVSGQDCPLEHKQPYEPAAAAAKAEVHAADYLAGRRRELTELGSSMERSPLLVAPFDAELFGHWWFEGPQFLAALFRQGAGEGIELVTLREALGSGGGLQVCRPSPSSWGQGGYHNYWLNETNAWVVAEWQRASTAMVRRVNTGVGSAQQLQLLNQAGRELLLAQSSDWSFILRAGTTTELARERINRHLDRFWRLLDAIETDTELGEEWLEAVCDEDGLFPTLNAADWLSLPS, encoded by the coding sequence ATGGCCGCAGGCGATCTGGCCACGGAAGCTATCCCCGCCAGCGCCCAAAATGCGGGCCAGCTGGCGATTGTTTTGCATGCGCACCTGCCCTACGTGCGCAGCAGCGAACCCGGATCCCTTGAGGAGGACTGGTATTTCCAAGCCCTCCAGGAGTGCTATCTGCCGCTCTTGGCCGTGCTTGAAGCGGCGGCGGCCGACCCCAACCAGCGCGCCCGGCTGACCCTCGGGCTCTCTCCAACCCTGCTGTCTCTTTTGAGCGACGGGGGCCTCAATGGCCGTTTCCAGGATTGGCTTGAACTGCGCCTAGGCCTGCTCAAGCAGGCCCCAGCCGAGCTGGAAGCGGCGGCGAGCCACCTGGCCCAGCAGCTCGAGGCCACCATCGAGCAATGGAACTCCTATCAAGGCCGGCTAATTCCCCGCTTCCGCCGCCTGCAGCAGCTGGGGGTGCTGGATCTGATCACCTGCGCCGCCACCCATGGCTACCTGCCCCTGCTGCGTCAGGTGCCGGAGGCAGTGCGGGCCCAACTGCGCACCGCGACCAGGGAACACGAGCGCCTGCTCGGGGAAAGGCCCCTGGGGATTTGGCTGCCCGAATGTGCCTATTTCGAAGGGCTGGATCAGGAGTTGCTGCATTGCGGGCTCCGCTACTCGATTCTTGATGGCCACGGCCTGCTTCATGCCTTACCCCGGCCCCGCTACGGGGTCTATGCCCCGATCTGCTCCCCTGGCGGCGTTGCCTTCTTTGGCCGTGACAGCCGCTCCACCCTGCCGGTCTGGAGTGCCCGCGAGGGCTACCCAGGCGATGGGGTCTACAGGGAATTCCACCGTGATTTGGGCTGGGATCTACCGGAAGCCCAACTAGAGGAACTGGGAATCGCCTGCCGCAGGCCCCTGGGCCTCAAGCTGCACCGGGTCAGCGGCCAGGACTGCCCCCTCGAGCACAAGCAGCCCTACGAACCCGCCGCCGCCGCCGCCAAGGCCGAGGTCCATGCCGCCGATTACCTTGCCGGCCGCCGCCGGGAATTGACCGAGCTGGGCAGTTCGATGGAGCGCAGCCCCCTGCTGGTCGCGCCCTTTGATGCCGAACTCTTCGGCCACTGGTGGTTTGAAGGGCCCCAATTCCTGGCGGCCCTATTCCGCCAAGGGGCAGGCGAAGGGATTGAGCTGGTCACCCTGCGGGAGGCCCTGGGATCCGGCGGCGGGCTGCAGGTCTGTCGCCCCTCGCCCAGTAGCTGGGGCCAGGGGGGTTACCACAACTACTGGCTCAACGAAACCAATGCCTGGGTGGTGGCCGAATGGCAACGGGCCTCAACGGCAATGGTGCGGCGCGTGAACACGGGCGTGGGCAGTGCCCAGCAACTGCAACTGCTCAACCAGGCCGGCCGCGAATTGCTATTGGCCCAAAGTTCCGACTGGAGCTTCATCCTGCGGGCCGGCACCACCACCGAGCTGGCGAGGGAACGGATCAACCGCCACCTGGATCGCTTTTGGCGACTTCTAGATGCGATCGAAACCGACACTGAACTTGGCGAGGAATGGCTTGAGGCCGTCTGCGATGAGGACGGACTATTCCCCACACTTAACGCGGCCGACTGGCTCAGCCTGCCTTCATAA
- a CDS encoding CARDB domain-containing protein → MTDLWIANTISDLIEGDVREHLPLERIPLQGDVLGMGTTTSYDNGELAFLYDSDQNQSQVFKAKPEGGGVERLLPGEGLHHFPYACFSADATDLRHPLSSADLAELQVQPGEPLMAVVGRAISLLIAEQRLEPAPVYGLRLVSRWSSLVYTVASKLCMGERRRNRAFTIANSQPTAEDGRSIYAALKHFRVGDANWDQAAGISNLGASPGWDCCGFWDSEPESGRLTVPVAGEHLHLHGCSQDLRHGGHLHHEHVGSILLGLDSLVIYPFHSISYLASDLAIESLGWTPANSGGRAPGLLEFELHNRGQLDVSDVGVAVVVDDHYNSHRYLRIPWLAAGEAENFKLPLDLGAGSHGVEVIADPHGDILEPTGQQANNRGCLRIDI, encoded by the coding sequence ATGACCGATCTCTGGATTGCCAACACCATCAGCGATTTGATCGAGGGTGATGTGCGCGAGCACCTGCCTTTAGAGCGGATTCCCCTGCAGGGCGATGTGCTCGGGATGGGTACCACCACCAGTTACGACAACGGTGAATTGGCCTTTCTCTATGACTCTGATCAGAACCAATCCCAGGTTTTTAAGGCCAAACCGGAGGGGGGCGGCGTGGAACGCCTGCTGCCTGGAGAGGGACTGCACCACTTCCCCTACGCCTGTTTCAGTGCCGATGCAACTGACCTGCGCCATCCCCTCAGCTCGGCTGACTTGGCAGAACTGCAGGTCCAGCCAGGGGAGCCCCTAATGGCAGTGGTCGGCAGGGCCATTTCCCTGTTGATCGCCGAACAAAGACTCGAGCCGGCGCCCGTCTATGGGCTGCGGTTGGTGTCGCGCTGGAGCAGCTTGGTTTATACGGTGGCATCCAAGCTCTGCATGGGCGAGCGACGGCGCAATCGGGCATTCACCATCGCCAATTCCCAGCCAACCGCTGAAGATGGGCGCAGTATTTATGCCGCCCTTAAGCATTTTCGAGTGGGGGATGCAAATTGGGATCAGGCTGCCGGGATCAGCAATTTGGGGGCAAGCCCGGGCTGGGATTGCTGTGGCTTTTGGGATTCCGAGCCAGAATCAGGCCGGCTGACCGTGCCAGTTGCTGGTGAACATCTCCACCTCCATGGCTGTAGCCAGGACCTGCGCCATGGCGGCCATCTGCACCATGAACACGTGGGGAGCATTTTGCTCGGTCTAGATAGCTTGGTGATTTATCCATTTCACTCGATTAGCTATCTAGCCAGTGATTTGGCCATCGAATCCCTGGGTTGGACCCCGGCCAATTCAGGCGGTAGAGCTCCTGGCCTGCTGGAGTTCGAATTACATAATCGTGGCCAATTGGATGTCAGTGATGTGGGCGTGGCGGTGGTTGTCGACGACCACTACAACTCCCATCGCTACCTAAGAATTCCTTGGCTTGCGGCCGGCGAGGCTGAAAACTTTAAATTGCCCCTGGATTTAGGGGCTGGCAGTCATGGCGTTGAGGTGATCGCCGATCCCCATGGCGACATCTTGGAGCCCACTGGGCAACAGGCAAATAATCGCGGTTGTTTGCGGATAGATATTTAA
- a CDS encoding HDIG domain-containing metalloprotein: MRVRPLQTLWRQLLRLERPRQTPGLWRSREIAAVVLACALVALLASWPWLVEPSLQAGMAAPFTARAPKDARVIDSTALEERRDQMLHRTTVQVVDQEASSALMRQLQAKLQLVERQANSQGAEVQAIALSPQEQQWLEKLNGAQLGQWQRDVLQAQLRMLSQGLSASVAEGQLLEAANLQLESQSPPGRSLGARLLVSSLAGHANLRNDPTLSQRRIEALITQQGIPTIAVKAGDLITRQGQPITAQAFDVLDYFGLVNRRPRPLIWLAHFGESLAVCGVMLLAMRRWRPSLEPRQALLGLVGLLVVVGFSLWLGPLASPLVLLVPPTLLLAQGLGTSCGLAWLAAASLLWPVPLAGVVGTRLLVASGFAALAALAAGRQRNRAELLQLAVLLPSGALLVQWLLLTRSPVAQVDLPSEALLLGALLMGGLLIAPLVETFFGLLTRARLLELADLQRPLLRRLSCEAPGTFEHTLMIAGLAEEGARAIGADVDLVRTGAMYHDVGKLHGPQWFIENQGQEANPHDSLDDPFASAAILQAHVDEGLKLAKRYRLPKPLADFIPEHQGTLKMGYFLHQAREKNPAVPESRFRYRGPTPNSCETAILMLADGCEAALRSLPPGTSEAEARAMVRRLIGARLDDGQLASSGMGRAELELLIRAFVQVWKRMRHRRIPYPIPARKAFSA; encoded by the coding sequence ATGCGCGTGCGGCCACTCCAAACCCTGTGGCGCCAACTGCTCCGGCTAGAGCGACCCAGGCAAACCCCTGGCCTCTGGCGTAGCCGAGAAATTGCGGCGGTGGTGCTGGCTTGCGCCCTGGTGGCCCTGCTGGCCAGCTGGCCCTGGCTGGTGGAGCCCAGCCTGCAGGCAGGCATGGCAGCCCCATTTACGGCAAGGGCCCCCAAGGATGCCCGGGTTATCGACAGCACGGCCCTGGAGGAGCGCCGGGACCAAATGCTGCATCGCACCACTGTCCAAGTGGTGGATCAGGAGGCCAGCAGTGCCCTAATGCGCCAACTCCAGGCCAAGTTGCAGTTAGTGGAGCGCCAGGCCAATAGCCAGGGGGCCGAGGTCCAGGCAATTGCCCTGAGCCCCCAGGAACAACAGTGGCTGGAGAAGCTCAATGGCGCCCAGCTGGGGCAATGGCAAAGGGATGTGTTGCAGGCCCAATTGCGGATGTTGAGCCAGGGGCTTTCAGCCAGCGTGGCCGAAGGCCAGCTACTCGAGGCCGCCAATCTGCAGCTCGAGAGCCAATCGCCCCCGGGCCGCTCCCTGGGGGCCCGGCTGCTGGTGAGTTCCCTGGCGGGCCATGCAAACCTCCGCAACGACCCAACCCTGAGCCAGCGGCGGATCGAGGCGTTGATCACCCAACAGGGCATCCCCACCATTGCGGTGAAAGCGGGTGACCTAATCACCCGCCAAGGCCAGCCGATCACAGCCCAGGCCTTTGACGTGCTCGATTACTTCGGCCTGGTGAACCGGCGCCCCCGGCCCCTGATCTGGCTTGCCCATTTCGGCGAATCGCTGGCCGTTTGTGGGGTAATGCTGCTGGCGATGAGGCGCTGGCGCCCCTCCCTCGAGCCGCGGCAGGCCCTGCTGGGCCTGGTGGGTCTGTTGGTGGTGGTGGGCTTCAGCCTCTGGCTCGGGCCCCTGGCTAGCCCCCTGGTGCTCTTGGTGCCGCCCACCCTGCTGCTGGCCCAGGGACTGGGCACCAGCTGCGGGCTGGCCTGGCTGGCGGCCGCCAGCCTGCTTTGGCCCGTGCCCCTGGCTGGGGTGGTGGGCACCAGGTTGCTGGTGGCCTCAGGATTCGCTGCACTGGCTGCACTTGCAGCAGGCCGCCAGCGCAACCGGGCCGAGCTGCTGCAGCTGGCGGTGCTACTGCCCAGTGGTGCCCTGCTGGTGCAGTGGCTATTACTCACCCGCAGCCCCGTGGCCCAGGTCGACCTGCCCAGCGAAGCCCTGCTGTTGGGGGCACTGCTGATGGGAGGTCTATTGATCGCGCCACTGGTGGAGACATTTTTTGGCCTGCTCACCCGGGCCAGGCTGCTGGAGCTGGCCGATTTACAACGGCCCCTTCTACGGCGCCTTTCCTGCGAGGCCCCAGGCACCTTTGAGCACACCCTGATGATTGCCGGCCTGGCGGAGGAGGGGGCCCGGGCGATAGGGGCCGATGTTGACCTGGTGCGCACTGGAGCCATGTATCACGACGTGGGCAAATTGCATGGCCCCCAATGGTTCATCGAAAACCAAGGCCAGGAAGCAAATCCCCACGACAGCCTCGACGATCCCTTCGCCAGCGCCGCCATCCTCCAGGCCCACGTGGATGAGGGCCTGAAACTCGCCAAACGCTATCGACTGCCCAAGCCCCTGGCTGACTTCATCCCCGAGCACCAGGGCACCTTGAAGATGGGCTATTTCCTGCACCAGGCCCGTGAAAAAAATCCCGCGGTGCCGGAGAGCCGTTTTCGCTATCGGGGTCCCACCCCCAACAGCTGCGAGACGGCAATCTTGATGCTTGCCGATGGCTGCGAAGCCGCCCTGCGCTCCCTGCCGCCAGGCACCAGCGAGGCCGAGGCCAGGGCGATGGTGCGCAGGCTCATTGGGGCCAGACTGGATGATGGCCAACTCGCCTCCAGCGGCATGGGACGCGCCGAATTGGAGCTGCTGATTCGGGCCTTTGTGCAGGTCTGGAAACGGATGAGGCACCGCCGCATCCCCTATCCCATCCCAGCCCGCAAGGCCTTCAGCGCCTAA
- the folD gene encoding bifunctional methylenetetrahydrofolate dehydrogenase/methenyltetrahydrofolate cyclohydrolase FolD yields MAIRFDGRQLAAEIEGRLQLAIAKRLGQAGRPPGLAVLRVGDDPASGVYVANKEKACLRIGITNHGAHLPASTPAAELLATVERLNLDPLVDGILLQLPLPAGLDQGPLLAAIDPAKDADGLHTLNLGHLLKGEPGPRSCTPAGVMALLARYGIGLAGKRAVVVGRSILVGQPMALMLQAAGATVSVAHSRTTDLAGLTRQADVLVVAAGRPQMVGAEHVKPGAAVVDVGIHRTAAGLCGDVRFTEVEPIASGITPVPGGVGPMTVTMLLVNTFASWCAHNGLDNPLADLLP; encoded by the coding sequence ATGGCCATCCGATTTGACGGCCGCCAGCTGGCTGCCGAAATTGAAGGCCGCCTCCAGCTCGCCATCGCCAAACGCCTCGGCCAGGCAGGCAGACCGCCAGGTCTGGCGGTTTTGCGGGTGGGGGACGATCCGGCCAGCGGGGTCTATGTGGCGAATAAGGAGAAGGCTTGCCTGCGCATTGGTATCACCAACCATGGCGCCCATCTGCCCGCCTCCACACCGGCGGCCGAGCTGTTGGCCACGGTTGAGAGGCTCAACCTGGACCCCTTGGTCGACGGGATTTTGTTGCAGTTGCCCCTGCCCGCGGGCCTCGACCAGGGCCCCCTGTTGGCCGCCATCGATCCAGCCAAGGATGCAGATGGTCTCCACACCTTGAATTTGGGCCACCTGCTCAAGGGGGAACCGGGTCCGCGCAGCTGCACCCCCGCAGGCGTAATGGCCCTTTTGGCCCGCTACGGAATTGGGCTGGCTGGCAAGCGGGCCGTGGTGGTGGGGCGCAGCATTTTGGTGGGCCAACCCATGGCCCTAATGCTGCAAGCCGCTGGGGCCACAGTCAGCGTGGCCCATTCCCGCACCACCGATTTGGCGGGTCTTACCCGTCAGGCGGATGTGCTGGTGGTGGCGGCCGGCCGGCCCCAGATGGTGGGAGCCGAGCATGTCAAGCCAGGGGCTGCGGTGGTGGATGTGGGCATTCACCGCACCGCAGCGGGCCTCTGCGGGGATGTGCGTTTTACGGAGGTGGAGCCGATCGCCAGCGGCATCACCCCGGTGCCCGGAGGTGTGGGCCCGATGACCGTGACGATGTTGCTCGTGAATACCTTTGCCAGCTGGTGTGCCCACAACGGCCTGGATAACCCTTTGGCAGACCTATTGCCTTGA
- a CDS encoding CrcB family protein, translated as MADDALLVAIGAVPGAWLRFRVVNHLEPMVPRKHWGTLGVNVAACFVLGLLVGLEESCGPGSQRILLVLSTGFLGSFSTFSTFMAELFVALKQRQWLEAFLLLLVSILVGVVATALGFAVGGD; from the coding sequence GTGGCTGATGACGCCCTGCTGGTGGCCATCGGCGCGGTGCCGGGTGCCTGGTTGAGATTTCGGGTGGTCAACCACCTGGAGCCGATGGTGCCCCGCAAGCACTGGGGCACCCTGGGGGTGAATGTGGCGGCCTGTTTCGTATTGGGTTTGCTGGTGGGGCTTGAGGAAAGTTGTGGTCCGGGCAGCCAACGCATCCTGTTGGTTCTTTCCACTGGCTTTTTGGGCAGTTTCAGCACCTTTTCCACCTTCATGGCGGAGCTGTTTGTGGCGCTCAAGCAACGCCAATGGCTGGAGGCTTTCTTGCTATTGCTGGTCTCGATCCTGGTGGGGGTGGTGGCCACGGCCCTGGGCTTTGCGGTGGGGGGAGATTGA
- a CDS encoding SemiSWEET family sugar transporter, with amino-acid sequence MAVALVSPEVRLLGYFAASLTTISFFPQAIKTLRSGDTSGISLRMYGLFTAGIALWGIYGLCTQDGPLILANLVTIVPAGVVLERRFQAWRAQRRG; translated from the coding sequence ATGGCCGTTGCCTTGGTCAGTCCGGAAGTGCGACTCTTGGGGTATTTCGCCGCAAGTCTCACCACCATCAGCTTTTTCCCCCAGGCCATCAAGACCCTGCGCAGTGGGGACACCTCGGGTATTTCGCTGCGGATGTATGGGCTCTTTACCGCCGGCATCGCTCTCTGGGGGATCTACGGCCTATGCACCCAGGATGGCCCTTTGATTCTGGCCAACCTGGTCACGATTGTGCCCGCCGGTGTGGTTTTAGAGCGGCGATTCCAAGCCTGGAGGGCCCAGCGCCGTGGCTGA
- a CDS encoding divergent PAP2 family protein: protein MSVSVDGHGLVAVLDNGVLAWGLAACGLAQFSKLLIELVVHRRWRPEVLVETGGMPSSHSALLTGTAAGLGWQVGFDDPLFALAATMCFVVLYDASGVRRAAGLTAARVNLLQANLRGDGGSGGEANPPGEPEEKPLKENLGHTRLEVLVGSLIGPLVALPGLVLLGSPLHLVRALFAPVA from the coding sequence ATGAGCGTTTCAGTGGATGGCCATGGTTTGGTTGCGGTTTTAGACAATGGTGTGCTGGCCTGGGGTTTGGCGGCCTGCGGCCTGGCTCAGTTCTCCAAATTGTTGATTGAGTTGGTGGTGCATCGGCGCTGGCGACCGGAGGTGCTGGTGGAAACCGGTGGCATGCCCTCGAGCCACTCGGCCCTGCTTACGGGCACCGCCGCGGGTTTGGGCTGGCAGGTGGGTTTCGACGATCCCCTTTTTGCCCTGGCGGCCACCATGTGTTTTGTGGTGCTCTACGACGCCAGCGGCGTGCGCCGGGCAGCAGGCCTTACCGCAGCTCGGGTCAATTTGCTGCAGGCCAATTTGCGCGGGGATGGCGGCAGTGGTGGCGAGGCGAATCCGCCTGGGGAGCCAGAGGAGAAGCCCCTCAAGGAAAACCTTGGCCACACCCGCCTGGAAGTGCTGGTGGGCAGCCTGATCGGCCCCCTGGTGGCCCTGCCGGGCTTGGTATTGCTTGGCTCGCCCCTGCATTTGGTCCGGGCCCTGTTTGCCCCGGTGGCGTGA
- a CDS encoding carbohydrate ABC transporter permease has product MLVPLLWLVSTSLKGPMEDIFTSPPALLPSHPSFEAYGRLFANNPMGTYLLNSTVVSGLAVICNLLFCSLAAYPLARMRFAGRGLVLALVVATILIPFQVVMIPLYLLMVQIGLRNTLWALIIPQAATAFGIFLLRQSFLAVPVELEEAAKSDGCSPLGEWWNVMLPAARADLITLAMFVFIGTWSDFLWPLVILDDPKLYTLPLGLQQLASSFALDWRLVAAGSVVSILPVLVVFVALQRYILPSASGDAVKG; this is encoded by the coding sequence ATGCTGGTCCCCCTGCTCTGGCTGGTGAGCACCTCCCTAAAGGGGCCCATGGAGGACATCTTCACCAGCCCTCCAGCCCTATTGCCGAGCCATCCCAGTTTTGAGGCCTATGGGCGCCTGTTTGCCAACAATCCCATGGGTACCTACCTGCTCAACAGCACGGTCGTAAGTGGTTTGGCAGTGATCTGCAACCTGCTGTTTTGCTCCCTGGCGGCCTATCCCCTGGCCCGGATGCGCTTTGCCGGCCGCGGCCTGGTGCTTGCCCTAGTGGTGGCCACCATTTTGATCCCCTTCCAGGTGGTGATGATTCCGCTCTACCTGCTGATGGTTCAGATCGGCCTGCGCAACACGCTTTGGGCCTTGATCATTCCCCAGGCCGCCACCGCCTTTGGTATTTTTCTATTGCGGCAAAGTTTCCTGGCAGTGCCCGTGGAATTGGAGGAGGCGGCCAAAAGCGATGGCTGCTCCCCCCTTGGGGAGTGGTGGAACGTGATGCTTCCTGCGGCCAGGGCGGATCTGATCACCCTGGCCATGTTCGTATTTATCGGCACCTGGAGTGATTTCCTCTGGCCCCTGGTGATTCTCGACGACCCAAAGCTCTACACCTTGCCCCTGGGGCTCCAGCAGTTGGCCAGCAGCTTTGCCCTGGATTGGCGTTTGGTGGCGGCAGGCTCGGTGGTTTCGATCCTGCCGGTGCTGGTGGTGTTTGTGGCCCTGCAGCGCTACATCCTGCCCAGTGCCAGTGGTGATGCGGTCAAGGGCTAG
- a CDS encoding 2-isopropylmalate synthase, with protein MARDPGRVLIFDTTLRDGEQSPGASLNLEEKLAIAQQLARLGVDIIEAGFPFASSGDFNAVQRIAATVGSPDGPVICGLARAAQGDIKACADAVAPAARRRIHTFIATSDIHLEHKLRKSRQEVLEITAEMVAYARSLVEDVEFSCEDAGRSDPEFMHQVIEAAIKAGATTINIPDTVGYATPAEFGDLIAGINAQVPNIDQAVISVHGHNDLGLAVANFLEAVKNGARQLECTINGIGERAGNASLEELVMALHVRRQYFNPFLGRPPESSTPLTGVRTEEITKTSRLVSNLTGMAVQPNKAIVGANAFAHESGIHQDGVLKNRLTYEIIDARTVGLADNRISLGKLSGRSAFRARLEELGYTLERDDLDDAFARFKELADRKREISDRDLEAIVSEQVQQQDQANFILRSVQVSCGTNLLPTATVSLTTADGAEISEAAIGTGPVDAVCQALNHLAQVPNELVEFSVKSVTEGIDAMGEVTIRLRHQGVLYSGHAADTDIVVAAAQAFVNALNRLFSAGASQPLHPQKAPLPEAGDLVGLERPSL; from the coding sequence ATGGCCCGCGACCCCGGCCGGGTACTGATCTTTGACACCACGCTTCGCGATGGTGAGCAATCGCCTGGGGCGAGCCTCAATCTCGAAGAAAAGCTGGCGATCGCCCAGCAGTTGGCCCGGCTCGGTGTCGACATCATTGAGGCTGGTTTCCCCTTTGCCAGCTCTGGCGATTTCAATGCCGTTCAGCGGATTGCGGCCACCGTCGGCAGCCCCGATGGGCCGGTGATCTGTGGCCTGGCCCGGGCGGCCCAGGGCGATATCAAGGCCTGTGCCGATGCGGTGGCTCCCGCGGCCCGCCGGCGCATCCACACCTTCATTGCCACCAGTGACATTCACCTGGAGCACAAGCTGCGCAAAAGCCGCCAGGAGGTGCTCGAGATCACGGCCGAAATGGTGGCCTATGCCCGTTCCTTGGTTGAAGACGTCGAGTTTTCCTGCGAGGACGCCGGCCGCAGTGATCCGGAGTTCATGCACCAGGTGATCGAAGCTGCGATCAAGGCCGGGGCCACAACTATCAATATCCCCGACACGGTGGGCTATGCCACGCCGGCTGAATTTGGGGACCTGATTGCTGGGATTAATGCCCAGGTGCCCAACATTGATCAAGCCGTGATTTCGGTCCATGGCCACAACGACCTGGGCCTGGCCGTGGCCAACTTCCTTGAGGCCGTCAAAAACGGAGCTCGCCAGCTCGAGTGCACGATCAACGGCATTGGCGAGCGGGCCGGCAATGCCTCCCTTGAGGAGTTGGTGATGGCGCTGCACGTGCGCCGCCAGTATTTCAACCCCTTCCTGGGGCGCCCCCCCGAGAGCAGCACGCCCCTCACCGGGGTGCGCACCGAAGAAATTACCAAGACATCCCGCTTGGTGTCCAACCTCACCGGGATGGCGGTGCAGCCCAACAAGGCAATTGTTGGTGCAAATGCCTTCGCCCACGAATCGGGTATCCACCAGGACGGCGTTCTTAAAAATCGCCTCACCTACGAAATCATTGATGCCCGCACCGTTGGCCTTGCCGACAACCGCATCTCCCTCGGCAAGCTTTCGGGCCGCAGTGCCTTCCGGGCCCGCCTTGAGGAGTTGGGTTACACCCTCGAGCGCGACGACCTCGATGATGCCTTTGCCCGTTTTAAGGAACTGGCCGACCGCAAACGGGAGATCTCCGACCGCGATTTGGAGGCAATCGTCAGTGAACAGGTCCAGCAGCAGGACCAGGCGAACTTCATCCTGAGGAGTGTCCAGGTCAGCTGCGGCACCAACCTGCTGCCCACCGCCACCGTCAGCCTGACCACCGCCGATGGTGCCGAGATCAGCGAGGCGGCGATTGGTACGGGCCCAGTCGATGCGGTTTGTCAGGCCCTAAACCACCTGGCCCAGGTGCCCAATGAGTTGGTGGAATTTTCGGTGAAGTCAGTCACTGAGGGCATTGATGCCATGGGCGAGGTGACGATTCGCCTGCGCCACCAAGGGGTGCTCTACTCCGGCCACGCCGCCGATACGGACATCGTGGTGGCGGCGGCCCAGGCCTTTGTCAACGCCCTCAACCGGCTCTTCTCCGCAGGCGCCAGCCAACCACTCCACCCCCAGAAGGCTCCCCTGCCAGAGGCGGGAGATCTGGTTGGCCTGGAGCGGCCAAGCCTGTGA